One segment of Halorussus sp. MSC15.2 DNA contains the following:
- a CDS encoding winged helix-turn-helix domain-containing protein, translating into MTGDAGPLTKTYGHPARLRIVETALAHPDQAFNVRELATESDLDESTVHQHKDFLVDLGILDRVSLGRIDGYQLADSELARVGQEWRDLHHDRLNALENDTETAIEDFYGVANHK; encoded by the coding sequence ATGACTGGCGACGCTGGACCGCTCACGAAGACCTACGGCCATCCAGCACGACTTAGAATCGTCGAGACCGCGCTAGCCCATCCCGACCAAGCGTTCAACGTCCGCGAACTTGCCACTGAGTCCGACCTTGACGAGTCAACCGTCCATCAACACAAAGACTTCCTCGTAGACCTCGGCATCCTCGACCGCGTTTCGCTCGGCCGTATCGACGGCTACCAGCTAGCCGATTCGGAGCTTGCTCGGGTCGGTCAAGAATGGCGAGACCTCCATCACGACCGACTCAACGCTCTCGAAAACGATACCGAAACCGCCATCGAGGACTTCTACGGCGTCGCGAATCATAAATAG
- a CDS encoding tetratricopeptide repeat protein has translation MDKDNWIELMEKDVPKGGEYGFWFQERYPIYEERRRFIRNLVAESEPKREHIILAALMEGDDAYVPHTLTPNFDDLLYDAFYRYFDDRPLLIDHNAIVPQFQLTGNRASIIQLHGDYLYDNLQNLNTEALKANMEDALKRTLREYGLIVVGYSGRDESIMSVINDDDFEISGHGVYWCTLDADDLSPKAAELLNKPNTYVVEIEGAESLFDRFFEQMKDEIDPALPEPSEIRSRAESRARELPGKVSESNEADESGKEETTEEQPKEVEEALTEEVSESVAEEVEEVVAEEDEEIGAKEIKEVLPVESVDEETLSDDEIPAELRSVGLRMKADNLHYEGDYEQAVDLYTQAIELDPADQFSYLNRGSVRIRLGEYDGAATDLKKALEYFEESGDIENEATSRSNLGVVASNRGELDAAKEYYKESLALDREMGNHDGEARVLNNLGQLARKRGELDVAEEYYEKSLDIIHEVGNHDGEARVLNNLGQLAHERGELDAAEEYYEESLALEREVGDRHGKAKVLDNLGQLACERGELDVAEEYYEESLDIMQEVGDRHGEARVLNNFGQLARERGELDTAAEQHEKAFEMSSDIGAMLTAIDAVENCIDVYEEKDATDEAIEWCGQAIDVAEKLDNEEEIERFKSRREELAEPREDG, from the coding sequence ATGGATAAAGACAATTGGATTGAATTGATGGAAAAGGATGTTCCCAAGGGCGGTGAATACGGATTCTGGTTTCAAGAACGTTATCCGATATATGAAGAACGTAGACGTTTCATTCGCAACCTTGTCGCAGAAAGCGAACCAAAGCGTGAGCATATCATTCTCGCGGCTCTGATGGAAGGCGATGATGCATACGTCCCACACACCCTTACGCCGAATTTTGACGACCTCCTCTATGATGCGTTTTACCGATATTTCGATGACAGACCACTCCTTATCGACCACAATGCTATCGTTCCTCAGTTTCAATTGACGGGGAATCGAGCGTCCATTATCCAACTTCACGGAGACTATCTTTATGATAACTTACAGAACCTCAATACAGAGGCACTAAAGGCGAACATGGAGGATGCTCTGAAGCGCACACTACGTGAATACGGACTTATCGTCGTCGGATATAGTGGGCGCGACGAGTCAATTATGAGTGTTATCAACGACGATGATTTCGAGATTTCTGGCCACGGAGTGTACTGGTGTACACTTGATGCGGACGATTTGTCACCGAAGGCGGCGGAGTTACTCAATAAACCGAATACGTATGTGGTCGAAATTGAAGGGGCAGAATCGTTATTTGACCGGTTCTTTGAACAGATGAAGGACGAAATTGACCCTGCGCTACCAGAACCTAGTGAAATCAGGTCACGTGCTGAATCACGGGCGAGAGAGTTGCCCGGAAAAGTTAGCGAATCGAATGAAGCTGACGAATCTGGGAAAGAAGAAACGACGGAGGAGCAACCCAAAGAAGTCGAAGAAGCATTAACTGAAGAGGTGAGCGAATCAGTTGCTGAAGAAGTCGAAGAGGTGGTGGCTGAAGAAGACGAAGAAATTGGGGCTAAAGAAATCAAAGAAGTGTTGCCTGTAGAATCCGTAGATGAGGAAACACTAAGCGACGACGAAATTCCTGCCGAACTCCGGAGCGTGGGCCTGAGAATGAAAGCGGACAATCTTCACTACGAGGGAGACTACGAACAGGCTGTCGATTTGTACACTCAAGCAATTGAACTTGATCCGGCCGACCAGTTTTCCTACCTCAATCGTGGCAGCGTACGTATTAGGTTAGGGGAATATGATGGAGCTGCTACCGATTTAAAAAAGGCTCTTGAATACTTCGAGGAATCGGGCGACATTGAAAACGAAGCAACGAGTCGCAGCAACCTTGGAGTCGTCGCCAGCAACCGTGGTGAGTTGGATGCTGCTAAGGAGTACTATAAGGAGAGTCTTGCTCTTGATCGAGAGATGGGCAACCACGACGGCGAAGCGAGGGTTCTCAATAATCTCGGTCAGCTTGCCCGTAAACGTGGTGAGTTGGATGTCGCTGAGGAGTACTACGAAAAGAGTCTCGATATTATACACGAGGTGGGCAACCACGACGGCGAAGCGAGGGTTCTCAATAACCTCGGTCAGCTTGCCCACGAACGTGGTGAGTTAGATGCCGCTGAGGAGTACTACGAGGAGAGTCTTGCTCTTGAGCGAGAGGTAGGCGATCGCCACGGCAAAGCGAAGGTTCTCGATAACCTCGGTCAGCTTGCCTGCGAACGTGGTGAGTTGGATGTTGCTGAAGAGTACTACGAGGAGAGTCTCGATATTATGCAAGAGGTGGGCGACCGCCACGGCGAAGCGAGGGTTCTCAATAACTTCGGTCAGCTTGCCCGCGAGCGTGGTGAGCTGGATACTGCCGCGGAGCAGCACGAGAAAGCGTTTGAGATGTCATCTGATATTGGAGCGATGTTAACGGCAATCGATGCAGTCGAGAACTGTATCGATGTTTACGAGGAAAAAGATGCGACCGACGAAGCGATTGAATGGTGTGGTCAAGCGATCGATGTAGCCGAGAAACTTGATAACGAGGAGGAAATTGAACGATTCAAATCTCGTCGTGAAGAACTTGCAGAGCCACGGGAGGACGGATAG
- a CDS encoding helix-turn-helix transcriptional regulator → MTADTVSLTDLRAFERDLLYAVCALEDGEPPKGLTIKARLDSEYGEDLNHSRLYQNLDRLVERNLITKGRKDDRTNEYATTDHARQLLVEHAQRCASAVGLTGGDLA, encoded by the coding sequence ATGACGGCCGACACAGTCTCGCTCACCGACCTGCGGGCGTTCGAGCGCGACCTGTTGTACGCTGTCTGCGCGCTCGAAGACGGTGAGCCGCCGAAAGGTCTCACTATCAAAGCGCGTCTCGACAGCGAGTACGGTGAGGACCTCAACCATAGTCGGCTCTATCAGAATCTCGACCGACTCGTCGAGCGCAACCTCATCACGAAAGGCCGGAAGGACGACCGCACCAACGAGTACGCGACGACCGACCACGCCCGACAGCTTCTCGTCGAACACGCCCAGCGCTGCGCCAGCGCGGTCGGCCTAACCGGAGGTGACCTCGCATGA